A genomic segment from Nitrospira sp. encodes:
- a CDS encoding helix-turn-helix domain-containing protein, giving the protein MVASENGRNFSVEYGKVPSMQPLDPDRCYRALQTRDARFDGRLFVGVVSTGIYCRPICPARTPKREHCRFFSSSATAQAAGFRACLRCRPEISPELACWRGTSNTVSRALALIADGFLDREGGSIDALAAHVGMGTRQLRRLFDRHLGASPIAVAQTRRLLFAKQLIHDTSLSMADVAMAGGFGSVRRFNDAFRTLYHRPPSELRRRTMRSAADAPAEASIMLHIPYRPPYDWEAMLDYLRARAIEGMEVVEDGVYRRSLSHEGIQGTVAVAHVPGQQSLLATIRFPSVRVLQTIVTCIRHLFDVGADIDRITMHLAKDRTLAPLIASRPGLRNPGCWDGFEVAVRAVLGQQVTVEAARRLGGKLVLRFGETIPCAEDPRLTRTFPSVHCLATADLSSLGMPATRRATVKALAQATVDNPRLFSPQGSIEDNVAQLRAIRGIGEWTAQYIALRALHEPDAFPATDLGILRGAARLAGQAPTAPQLLRRAEAWRPWRAYAAQHLWTADSHTDHVQQEVRHARSTSAADRNTRDTDRQVGGHL; this is encoded by the coding sequence ATGGTCGCGTCCGAAAATGGCCGGAATTTCTCCGTCGAATATGGCAAAGTACCGTCCATGCAACCTCTCGACCCTGATCGTTGCTACCGCGCCCTCCAGACGCGTGATGCGCGTTTCGACGGCCGCCTGTTCGTGGGCGTGGTCTCCACCGGAATCTATTGCCGCCCGATCTGTCCGGCACGCACGCCCAAGCGGGAGCACTGCAGATTTTTCTCCAGCAGCGCCACCGCCCAGGCGGCGGGGTTCCGCGCCTGCCTGCGCTGCCGCCCGGAAATCTCACCCGAATTGGCCTGCTGGCGAGGCACGTCGAACACGGTCTCTCGCGCCCTGGCGCTGATCGCCGACGGTTTTCTCGATCGGGAAGGCGGATCAATCGACGCGCTCGCCGCGCATGTCGGGATGGGTACACGCCAGTTACGACGGCTCTTCGACCGGCACCTCGGCGCCTCGCCGATCGCGGTCGCCCAAACGCGACGCCTGCTCTTCGCAAAACAGTTGATTCATGACACCAGCCTCTCGATGGCCGACGTGGCCATGGCCGGTGGATTCGGCAGCGTGCGCCGATTCAACGATGCCTTCCGCACTCTCTACCACCGACCACCCAGCGAATTACGTCGCCGCACCATGCGCTCCGCAGCAGATGCTCCTGCTGAAGCTTCGATCATGCTGCACATTCCCTATCGACCTCCCTACGATTGGGAAGCCATGTTGGACTATCTGCGCGCGCGGGCCATCGAAGGCATGGAGGTCGTCGAAGACGGCGTCTATCGGCGCAGCCTGTCGCATGAAGGAATCCAGGGTACCGTCGCAGTCGCGCATGTGCCGGGGCAGCAATCACTGCTGGCCACCATCCGCTTTCCGTCGGTCCGCGTGTTGCAAACGATCGTCACCTGCATCCGGCACCTGTTCGACGTCGGAGCGGACATCGACAGGATTACCATGCATTTGGCCAAGGACCGGACGCTCGCTCCCTTGATTGCCTCCCGCCCGGGACTGCGCAACCCCGGCTGTTGGGATGGGTTTGAAGTCGCAGTTCGTGCCGTATTGGGACAACAGGTCACGGTCGAAGCCGCTCGGCGGTTGGGCGGAAAACTCGTCCTCCGATTCGGCGAAACGATTCCTTGTGCCGAGGATCCCCGTCTCACTAGAACCTTTCCTTCCGTCCACTGCCTGGCCACGGCCGACCTGAGCTCCCTCGGCATGCCCGCAACGCGCCGGGCCACGGTGAAGGCGCTGGCCCAAGCAACGGTTGACAATCCGCGCCTCTTCTCGCCGCAGGGGTCGATCGAGGACAATGTCGCGCAACTCCGCGCCATTCGCGGGATCGGAGAATGGACTGCTCAGTACATCGCCCTGCGCGCCCTGCATGAACCGGATGCGTTTCCGGCGACCGACCTGGGCATCTTGCGAGGTGCCGCGCGCCTCGCGGGACAAGCGCCCACAGCGCCCCAACTTCTCCGGCGCGCAGAGGCCTGGCGGCCATGGCGCGCTTATGCGGCCCAGCACTTATGGACTGCCGACAGCCATACCGACCACGTACAACAAGAGGTACGCCATGCCAGATCAACTTCGGCTGCTGACAGAAACACTCGCGACACCGATCGGCAAGTTGGTGGTCATCTATGA
- a CDS encoding tRNA-5-methyluridine(54) 2-sulfurtransferase, whose product MNCTKCPTSTKAVIGLPRHNAAFCKGCFTTFVHEQVARAVKSHKMFTPEDRILVAVSGGKDSLALWHILLKLGYRADALYVNLGIGGYSEESHRKVRLYADTVAAAHGATLLVHVVEQEAGAGIRELATVLHRPTCSTCGTIKRYQFNRAAVEHDYDVMATGHNLDDEAARLLGNVLHWQEEYLDKQGPALPASVEGFAKKVKPLCRLSEREIAAYAVLNRIDYIVEECPMAKGSKMLLYKEVLNRLETESPGTKQRFYWGFLDKQAKSESAPESMAAKDQRTLHPCPSCGQPTTADTCSYCKMMAKAKTAAH is encoded by the coding sequence ATGAATTGCACCAAGTGCCCGACCAGTACCAAGGCCGTGATCGGTCTGCCCCGGCATAATGCCGCCTTTTGTAAAGGCTGCTTCACGACCTTCGTGCACGAACAGGTGGCGCGCGCCGTCAAGTCGCACAAGATGTTCACCCCGGAAGATCGTATCCTCGTGGCGGTCTCCGGCGGCAAGGACAGCCTGGCCCTCTGGCACATCCTGCTGAAACTCGGCTACCGCGCCGACGCGCTGTACGTGAACCTCGGCATCGGCGGCTACTCCGAAGAATCCCATCGAAAAGTCCGGCTCTATGCCGACACGGTCGCTGCCGCTCATGGCGCCACCCTGCTGGTCCATGTGGTCGAGCAGGAGGCAGGCGCAGGCATTCGTGAACTGGCCACCGTCCTTCACCGCCCGACCTGCTCGACTTGCGGGACCATCAAACGTTATCAATTCAATCGTGCGGCGGTGGAGCACGACTACGACGTGATGGCTACCGGCCACAACCTCGATGATGAAGCGGCACGCCTGTTGGGCAACGTCTTGCACTGGCAGGAGGAATATCTGGACAAGCAGGGCCCGGCCCTCCCCGCCTCCGTCGAGGGTTTCGCCAAAAAGGTGAAGCCGCTCTGTCGGCTGTCCGAACGGGAAATCGCCGCCTATGCGGTCCTCAATCGCATCGACTATATCGTAGAGGAATGTCCCATGGCGAAAGGCTCGAAGATGCTTCTGTACAAGGAAGTCCTCAATCGGCTGGAAACGGAATCGCCCGGCACGAAGCAGCGTTTCTACTGGGGGTTCCTGGACAAGCAAGCCAAATCGGAGTCAGCGCCTGAATCCATGGCTGCAAAAGATCAACGGACCCTCCATCCCTGTCCTTCCTGCGGACAGCCCACCACCGCCGACACCTGCTCCTATTGCAAGATGATGGCAAAGGCCAAGACGGCGGCGCACTAA
- a CDS encoding tRNA (uracil(54)-O(2)) thiolation sulfur carrier protein TtuB — protein sequence MIVQLSHPTRQVEIKGPKRTKELLRELNLVVEAHLVIRGDELVTEDEMLADADRIEIRPVISGGARANSEL from the coding sequence ATGATCGTGCAACTCAGCCATCCTACTCGCCAGGTCGAAATCAAGGGCCCCAAGCGCACGAAGGAATTGCTGCGCGAACTGAATCTGGTCGTCGAAGCGCATCTGGTGATCCGAGGCGACGAACTCGTGACGGAAGATGAAATGCTGGCCGACGCCGATCGGATCGAGATCCGTCCGGTGATCTCGGGGGGAGCACGAGCTAATTCTGAATTATGA
- a CDS encoding Galactose-1-phosphate uridylyltransferase, with protein sequence MPELRRDPIVGRWVIVSTERSGRPQDLLQPSLPLPSSSMCPFCPGQERLTPKEILAYRPQASEPNSPNWTVRVIPNKFPALQVEGDMGREGHGLYDRMNGIGAHEVIIETTNHKDSLADLPAKRVEDVLWAYRDRILDLKKDLRLRYILIFKNHGATAGATLEHSHSQLIALPVVPTSVLDEIDGCRRHFQQKERCIYCDILRQESTEGTRVVLENPEFLCLTPYAPRFPFEMWILPKRHAGHFEESQRAQFEFLAPVLCEALRRMDRVLARPAYNFMLHSSPLHEKTGDFYHWHMEIIPKLTQVAGFEWGTGFYINPVSPEEAAKALRDAVI encoded by the coding sequence ATGCCTGAACTGAGAAGAGACCCGATCGTCGGCCGCTGGGTGATCGTGTCGACCGAACGCAGCGGACGGCCTCAAGACCTGTTGCAGCCGTCCTTGCCGCTTCCTTCCTCCTCTATGTGTCCGTTTTGTCCGGGCCAGGAACGGCTGACCCCGAAGGAGATTCTCGCCTACCGTCCGCAGGCCTCGGAGCCCAACAGTCCCAATTGGACCGTGCGGGTGATTCCCAACAAGTTTCCCGCCCTGCAGGTAGAGGGTGACATGGGGAGGGAAGGCCACGGCCTCTATGACCGCATGAACGGGATCGGCGCCCATGAAGTCATCATCGAAACCACCAACCATAAGGACAGCCTCGCCGATCTGCCGGCCAAGCGGGTGGAAGACGTGTTGTGGGCCTACCGTGACCGGATTCTGGATCTCAAGAAAGACCTCCGGCTGCGGTACATTTTGATTTTTAAGAATCACGGCGCGACAGCGGGAGCGACGCTGGAACACAGCCATTCCCAACTCATCGCCTTGCCGGTCGTCCCCACCAGCGTCCTCGACGAGATCGACGGTTGCCGCCGACACTTTCAACAGAAGGAACGCTGCATCTACTGCGACATCCTGCGGCAGGAATCGACGGAGGGCACGCGTGTAGTGTTGGAAAATCCGGAATTCCTCTGCCTCACCCCCTATGCGCCGCGTTTCCCGTTCGAAATGTGGATTCTCCCCAAGCGCCATGCAGGGCATTTCGAGGAAAGCCAGCGGGCTCAATTCGAATTTCTGGCGCCGGTGCTCTGTGAAGCTCTGCGGCGGATGGACAGAGTGCTGGCGCGCCCGGCCTATAACTTCATGCTGCACAGCTCGCCGCTGCACGAAAAGACCGGGGACTTTTACCACTGGCACATGGAAATCATCCCGAAACTCACCCAGGTGGCCGGATTCGAATGGGGCACCGGGTTTTACATCAACCCGGTCTCGCCGGAAGAAGCGGCAAAGGCCCTCAGAGACGCGGTGATCTGA
- a CDS encoding Amylopullulanase, whose protein sequence is MKTIQLCFLWHMHQPYYTDPVTGSASMPWVRLHATKAYYDMAFLLDKFPQARSTFNFTPSLLLQLEEFSTGRVRDLFLEYAQQPAADLTPEEKAFLIRHFFSANWATMVRPFPRYQELLVKRGIDVQGRDLDRLAKQFSTQEFLDLQVWHNLAWFGYGSLQQFPRLVELRDKNRGFTEEDKQEVLSLQQEAIRRIVPMYRALQERGQIELTTTPFFHPILPLIIDTEFTRRARPDLPLPARFHAPADAEAQVQRAVEYHTKTFGRPPVGLWPSEGSVCPELLPMAAKAGIRWLATDEGILYRSLQTTNQGWNRQYHLYQPYAVGAPDQPLTILFRDRDISDAFGFVYHKTTPESAADDVLRRIRGLAHDIPLERGLIAVILDGENPWEHYHDGGERFLSLLFRAFKQDGLHIGHDIHIRMETVGRALEAVPPTQRLDHLHSGSWINQDFKIWIGHREDNRGWDLLQHTRSRLVELTPSLTPEQARAAWNELYAAEGSDWFWWYGDDFDTDYKQEFDRLFRTHLRNVWTYAGMTPPDILNQPLVEARTSQELDLVQLPLAFIHPTLDGAVSNFFEWRGAGTVNPTPPLGAMWKSEGLFTAIFFGFDQECLYLRLDPDERSQTRQEQCTVHLHIGSGIQQYKLSFALAPAGTDTFLLARADESGAYRDVGSYSTVCRRKILELAVPFKDLEIDIGSALRLTITVSEQQMEIARYPHHNPVTFNRPGDEFEATMWRV, encoded by the coding sequence ATGAAGACCATCCAGCTCTGCTTCCTCTGGCACATGCACCAACCGTACTATACGGATCCGGTCACCGGTTCCGCCAGTATGCCTTGGGTCCGTTTGCACGCCACGAAGGCCTATTACGACATGGCCTTCCTGCTCGACAAGTTCCCGCAGGCGCGTTCCACGTTTAACTTCACCCCTTCGCTTCTGCTCCAGCTCGAAGAATTTTCCACCGGCCGCGTCCGCGACCTCTTTCTGGAATATGCGCAACAGCCGGCCGCGGATCTCACTCCGGAGGAAAAGGCGTTTCTCATCCGCCATTTTTTCTCGGCGAACTGGGCCACCATGGTACGCCCCTTTCCCCGTTACCAGGAACTGCTGGTGAAGCGCGGCATCGACGTGCAGGGCCGCGATCTGGATCGTCTGGCCAAACAGTTTTCCACCCAGGAATTCCTCGACCTCCAGGTATGGCACAACCTGGCCTGGTTCGGGTACGGCAGCCTGCAACAATTTCCACGCTTGGTCGAGCTGCGCGATAAGAATCGCGGATTCACGGAAGAGGACAAACAAGAAGTCCTGTCCCTGCAGCAAGAAGCGATCAGGCGCATCGTCCCGATGTACAGGGCGCTCCAAGAACGCGGGCAAATCGAACTGACCACCACCCCGTTCTTTCACCCGATCCTGCCTCTGATCATCGACACGGAATTCACCCGCCGAGCCAGGCCGGACCTGCCTCTTCCGGCGCGATTTCACGCCCCGGCTGACGCGGAGGCACAGGTGCAACGCGCCGTCGAGTACCATACCAAGACGTTCGGCCGGCCCCCTGTCGGACTCTGGCCGTCGGAGGGGTCGGTCTGTCCGGAGCTGCTGCCGATGGCGGCGAAGGCAGGAATCCGCTGGTTGGCGACGGACGAGGGCATCCTCTACCGCTCGCTCCAGACGACGAACCAGGGCTGGAATCGTCAGTACCATCTGTATCAGCCCTACGCCGTCGGTGCCCCTGATCAACCGCTCACGATATTGTTCCGCGATCGGGATATCTCCGACGCATTCGGCTTCGTCTACCACAAGACCACCCCGGAATCCGCGGCAGACGACGTCCTCAGGCGGATCCGAGGCCTCGCCCACGATATTCCCCTGGAACGAGGCCTCATCGCCGTAATCCTGGACGGCGAGAATCCCTGGGAACATTACCATGACGGCGGCGAACGGTTTCTTTCGCTGCTGTTTCGCGCCTTCAAACAGGATGGACTCCACATCGGCCATGACATCCATATCCGGATGGAGACGGTCGGTCGAGCCCTGGAGGCGGTCCCGCCGACTCAACGCCTCGACCATCTGCATTCCGGCTCTTGGATCAACCAGGACTTCAAAATCTGGATCGGCCACCGGGAAGATAATCGCGGCTGGGACCTCCTGCAACATACCAGGTCGCGGCTGGTCGAGCTGACACCGTCGTTGACGCCGGAGCAGGCGCGCGCGGCCTGGAATGAGCTCTATGCCGCCGAAGGGAGCGATTGGTTTTGGTGGTACGGCGACGACTTCGATACCGACTACAAACAGGAATTCGATCGCCTCTTTCGCACCCACCTCCGCAATGTCTGGACTTACGCCGGGATGACGCCGCCCGACATCTTGAATCAACCGTTGGTGGAAGCCCGCACGTCCCAGGAACTGGATCTGGTGCAACTCCCGCTGGCCTTCATTCACCCGACCCTCGACGGCGCCGTGTCCAATTTTTTCGAATGGCGCGGAGCCGGCACCGTCAACCCCACCCCGCCGCTGGGAGCGATGTGGAAATCCGAGGGACTCTTCACGGCGATTTTCTTCGGCTTCGATCAAGAGTGCCTGTACCTCCGGCTGGATCCCGATGAACGGTCCCAGACACGCCAGGAACAGTGTACCGTACACCTGCACATTGGATCGGGCATCCAGCAATACAAGCTGTCGTTCGCCCTCGCGCCGGCCGGAACCGATACGTTCCTGCTTGCCCGCGCGGACGAGTCCGGCGCCTATCGTGACGTCGGATCCTACAGCACGGTGTGCAGACGAAAAATCCTGGAACTGGCCGTACCGTTCAAGGATCTGGAAATCGACATCGGAAGTGCATTACGGTTGACGATCACGGTGTCGGAACAGCAGATGGAAATTGCACGATATCCTCATCACAATCCGGTCACCTTCAACCGACCGGGAGATGAATTCGAAGCCACGATGTGGCGAGTATGA
- a CDS encoding putative oxidoreductase YrpG produces the protein MHYVHLGRAGIRVSRLCLGTMNFGPYTSEADSFRIMDQALEAGINFFDSANVYGWKVGEGVTEQIVGRWLAQGGGRRDKVVLATKVYGRMGDWPNQSRLSALHIKQACEASLRRLQTDHLDLYQMHHIDRDCPWEEIWQTMEQLCREGKVLYIGSSNFAGWHIAQAQELAKSRRFLGLISEQSLYNLLERTVELEVIPACQAYGIGLIPWSPLARGLLGGAVNTGSTGRRATEEVRKDIETHRGKLEAYERLCATLEVTPAAVALAWLLHRPAVTAPIIGPRTLGQLTDALQSLELRLTQETLKTLDEIFPGPGGAAPEAYAW, from the coding sequence ATGCACTACGTCCACCTCGGTCGCGCAGGAATACGGGTCAGCCGTCTCTGCCTCGGCACGATGAATTTCGGACCCTACACGTCCGAAGCCGACAGCTTTCGCATCATGGACCAGGCGCTCGAAGCGGGCATCAACTTTTTCGACAGCGCCAACGTCTACGGGTGGAAAGTCGGCGAAGGTGTGACGGAACAGATCGTCGGCCGTTGGTTGGCCCAAGGCGGCGGCAGACGAGACAAGGTCGTGCTGGCCACCAAGGTCTACGGGCGCATGGGCGACTGGCCCAACCAATCGCGCCTGTCGGCGCTGCATATCAAGCAAGCCTGCGAAGCCAGTCTGCGGCGCTTGCAAACGGACCATCTCGACCTCTATCAGATGCATCACATCGATCGTGATTGTCCCTGGGAAGAAATCTGGCAGACCATGGAGCAGCTCTGTCGCGAGGGCAAGGTGCTCTACATCGGCAGCAGCAACTTCGCCGGCTGGCACATCGCGCAGGCGCAGGAACTCGCCAAGTCTCGCCGTTTCCTGGGCCTCATCTCCGAACAGAGCCTCTACAATCTTCTCGAACGGACCGTTGAGTTGGAGGTGATCCCTGCCTGCCAAGCCTATGGAATCGGTCTCATTCCCTGGAGCCCCCTGGCGCGCGGCCTCCTCGGTGGCGCAGTGAACACAGGCTCGACCGGTCGGCGGGCGACCGAGGAGGTCCGCAAGGATATCGAAACCCATCGCGGAAAGCTTGAAGCCTATGAGCGGCTCTGCGCAACCTTGGAGGTCACGCCGGCCGCCGTCGCTCTTGCCTGGCTGCTGCACCGACCGGCGGTCACCGCCCCCATCATCGGACCCCGCACGTTGGGGCAACTGACCGACGCCCTGCAGAGTCTGGAGTTGAGGTTGACGCAAGAGACGCTCAAGACGCTGGACGAGATCTTTCCCGGCCCGGGAGGGGCCGCACCGGAAGCCTACGCGTGGTAA
- a CDS encoding Phosphotransferase involved in threonylcarbamoyladenosine t(6)A37 formation in tRNA, which yields MTTTNPVAAATPLAPPDPSLIAETVATELPVRGELAALVQLAGDASNRRYFRITLKGMPSSVILMQLADPEGFKKSEEAVSGASAPITELPFTNVLRHLRRTGVTVPQLYHYDREAGLLYLEDFGDLTLAEACRQADPMELESLYRLAIDQLVQFQVKGMQPSDPGCIAFHRHFDVPLLMWEFDHFLEYGIVARQGRPMCADDWAPIRAEFQRIAELLAGQPQVFVHRDYHSRNLMVEGSRIGIIDFQDALMGPATYDLASLLKDAYIELDEAVVERLIDHFLDSLAVHGQGWADRTAFRRLFDLTSIQRNLKAAGRFVYIDRVKHNPKFLADIPRVLGYVKRNLSKYPELATLRTHLVPYVAELQ from the coding sequence ATGACGACAACAAATCCCGTCGCAGCAGCCACGCCCCTTGCGCCTCCGGACCCGTCACTCATTGCCGAAACCGTCGCGACCGAACTGCCCGTTCGAGGCGAACTGGCCGCGTTGGTTCAACTCGCCGGTGATGCGTCCAATCGACGATATTTTCGCATCACCCTGAAGGGCATGCCTTCGTCTGTGATCCTCATGCAGCTGGCCGATCCGGAAGGTTTCAAGAAATCGGAGGAAGCCGTGAGCGGCGCCTCCGCTCCCATCACGGAACTTCCCTTCACCAACGTGCTCAGGCACCTGCGCCGCACCGGCGTGACGGTTCCGCAGCTATACCACTATGACCGCGAAGCCGGTCTGTTGTATTTGGAAGACTTCGGTGACCTGACGTTGGCGGAGGCCTGCCGCCAAGCGGATCCGATGGAGTTGGAATCGTTGTATCGCCTGGCGATCGATCAACTGGTGCAGTTTCAAGTGAAGGGGATGCAGCCGTCTGATCCAGGCTGCATTGCCTTTCACCGGCACTTCGATGTGCCGTTGTTGATGTGGGAGTTCGACCACTTTCTGGAATACGGGATCGTCGCTCGGCAGGGAAGGCCGATGTGTGCCGACGACTGGGCTCCCATCCGCGCCGAGTTTCAACGTATCGCTGAGTTGCTGGCCGGACAGCCGCAGGTCTTCGTCCACCGGGACTACCATTCACGCAACCTCATGGTGGAGGGATCGCGCATCGGCATCATCGATTTTCAGGATGCGTTGATGGGGCCTGCCACCTATGACCTGGCTTCCCTGTTGAAGGATGCCTATATCGAATTGGACGAGGCGGTGGTGGAGAGGCTCATCGACCATTTTCTCGACAGCCTCGCCGTTCACGGGCAGGGTTGGGCCGATCGCACGGCATTTCGCCGCCTGTTCGACCTGACCAGCATCCAACGGAACCTCAAGGCCGCAGGCCGATTTGTCTATATCGACCGGGTGAAACATAATCCCAAATTTCTGGCCGACATCCCTCGTGTCCTGGGGTACGTGAAGCGCAACCTCTCCAAGTATCCCGAGCTGGCGACGCTGCGTACCCACCTCGTACCCTACGTGGCTGAGCTGCAATAG
- a CDS encoding nucleotidyl transferase produces the protein MILAAGFGTRLRPLTDVTPKPLLPVAGTPMIVWNLLLLKRHGIREVVINLHHLGAMIRQALGDGAQFGMQLTYSHEPVILGTGGGIKQVESAFHGEPVLILNGDTLFELDLSALMAFHREQQAAATLVLRQDPEAARWGLVEVTERAEVVRITGRGRSGTAPVGERMFAGMHILHPRLLRSLPVGKESSIIDAYVQGIHEGERILGYDFDGYWTDVGTPERYSQVERDAAAGLLNLSARKTDRQE, from the coding sequence ATGATCCTCGCAGCGGGCTTCGGCACCAGGCTGAGGCCCCTCACCGATGTGACGCCGAAGCCGCTCCTGCCCGTCGCCGGCACCCCGATGATCGTCTGGAACCTGTTGCTCCTGAAGCGGCACGGTATTCGGGAGGTGGTGATCAATCTCCATCATTTGGGAGCGATGATCCGGCAGGCGCTGGGCGACGGCGCGCAGTTCGGCATGCAGCTTACCTATTCGCACGAGCCGGTGATTCTCGGGACCGGAGGCGGGATCAAGCAGGTCGAATCCGCTTTCCACGGCGAGCCGGTGCTGATCCTCAACGGCGACACGTTGTTCGAACTGGACCTCAGCGCGCTGATGGCGTTTCACCGGGAGCAGCAGGCTGCGGCGACCCTGGTGTTGCGACAGGATCCCGAGGCTGCCCGTTGGGGGCTCGTCGAGGTAACTGAGCGGGCCGAGGTGGTGCGGATCACGGGGCGAGGCCGTTCCGGTACGGCACCGGTCGGCGAGCGTATGTTCGCCGGTATGCATATTCTCCATCCGCGCCTCTTGCGTTCCCTGCCGGTCGGTAAAGAATCATCCATCATCGATGCCTATGTGCAGGGCATTCACGAGGGCGAGCGGATTCTGGGGTACGATTTCGACGGCTATTGGACCGACGTGGGGACGCCGGAGCGTTACTCCCAGGTGGAACGGGATGCGGCGGCTGGATTGCTCAATCTGTCGGCACGGAAAACCGATCGTCAGGAGTAA
- a CDS encoding two component, sigma-54 specific, transcriptional regulator, Fis family: MSGSTVKAKVLIVDDDQDIVTMLQDRLDAGGYKTLTAGDGQRGIELIEQEFPNLVLLDLYLPRLKGMDVLKRMAQNRQIDDIPVIVMTAAGTIPDAVEAMRQGAYDFLTKPLEKDHLLIVIQKALERDSLKRQVAALKSDVQNRYATIVGDSPKIKAIIESAQRAAKSDASILLLGESGTGKELFARSIHQWSPRQGMPMVVINCVALTETLLENELFGHERGSFTGADRMQKGKLEMADGGTVFLDEIGDMSLPLQAKLLRVLQDKEFQRVGGTRPVSVNIRFVAATNKDLKQAVKAGQFREDLFFRLNVVSFTLPPLRERSEDIPILAEFFLRRHAYEAKRPNITLSQAAHAALTHYPWPGNIRELDNVISRAVVLSPGDVIEPDILALSPDETAGKGGSENHPAYINLTYHESMEAHSAFIIERALEKAAGNQTKAAEFLDLQRTYLARLIKQRKPNAGD, translated from the coding sequence ATGAGCGGAAGCACGGTGAAGGCCAAGGTGCTCATCGTCGATGACGACCAGGACATCGTGACGATGTTGCAGGATCGCCTCGATGCCGGCGGGTACAAGACCCTGACGGCCGGCGACGGCCAGCGAGGGATCGAACTCATCGAGCAGGAATTCCCCAACCTGGTGCTACTCGACCTCTATCTGCCCCGACTCAAGGGCATGGACGTGTTGAAGCGTATGGCCCAGAACCGGCAGATCGACGATATCCCGGTCATCGTCATGACCGCCGCCGGCACGATTCCCGACGCCGTCGAAGCCATGCGCCAGGGCGCCTACGACTTTCTCACGAAGCCGCTCGAAAAAGACCATCTGCTCATCGTGATTCAAAAGGCATTGGAGCGGGACTCGCTGAAACGGCAGGTGGCCGCCCTCAAATCCGACGTGCAGAACCGGTATGCCACCATCGTGGGGGACAGCCCGAAGATCAAGGCCATCATCGAATCGGCTCAACGCGCAGCCAAGTCGGACGCCAGCATTCTTCTGCTCGGAGAGAGCGGGACGGGCAAAGAACTCTTCGCGCGCTCCATCCACCAATGGAGCCCTCGCCAGGGCATGCCCATGGTCGTCATCAATTGTGTGGCGCTCACGGAAACCCTGCTCGAAAACGAACTCTTCGGCCATGAACGCGGATCGTTCACCGGCGCGGACCGGATGCAAAAGGGAAAACTCGAAATGGCCGACGGAGGGACGGTGTTTCTCGACGAGATCGGGGACATGTCCTTACCGCTGCAGGCCAAACTCCTGCGCGTGCTGCAGGACAAGGAATTCCAACGGGTCGGCGGCACACGCCCCGTCTCCGTCAACATCCGCTTCGTGGCGGCCACCAACAAAGATCTCAAACAGGCCGTGAAGGCCGGACAGTTCAGGGAAGATCTCTTTTTCCGACTCAACGTCGTGAGCTTTACGCTCCCCCCATTGCGGGAACGCAGTGAGGATATCCCTATACTCGCGGAATTTTTCCTCAGGCGCCATGCCTACGAGGCGAAACGCCCGAACATCACGCTGAGCCAGGCGGCTCACGCCGCGCTAACCCATTATCCTTGGCCCGGCAACATCCGCGAACTCGACAACGTCATCTCGCGGGCGGTCGTCCTTAGTCCCGGAGACGTCATCGAACCGGACATCCTGGCCTTGTCCCCGGACGAGACGGCGGGGAAAGGCGGTTCGGAGAATCACCCCGCCTACATCAATCTCACCTACCATGAGTCCATGGAAGCACACAGCGCCTTTATCATCGAACGGGCGCTGGAGAAGGCGGCTGGCAATCAAACCAAGGCGGCGGAGTTCCTCGACCTGCAACGGACCTATCTCGCCCGTTTGATCAAGCAACGGAAACCCAACGCCGGCGACTGA